ATCATAGTAAAAAGTATTGTAAACAGGGAGGAGGCTTGCAATTTCTACTGCATAAAAAATGTTTTTTTCTTTGATCTCTAAATCTTTATCTGAAATTATATAATTAGGACATAAATATTTATAGGAATTAAAAAGAAAAAACCTTTTAAAGGCAACAAGAAAGAATCTCAAAAAAAATACCCTTTTACTTCTTGCAATTATAAAGTAATCTATATCACTCTTTTTACCCGCAACTCCCTTTGAAATGTCACCGGAAATCATAATAGCCCTGACAAAAGGAAAAGAAGATACTATCCTTATTAAAAGCTTCCCCCTTTTAAGAAGAGTTTTAGCCCTTTTTTCACCAAATTTTCTTATTTTTACTATACTTTCTCTGCCCTTTAGATAAATATAACCATCTTTACTTTGAATAAGACCTTCTTTTAAAAGTTCATTAAGTTTTTTTTCAAATTCTTTTTTTTCTATCTTTATATCAAAAAGAAAATTGTAAAGTTCTTCCTCTTTTAAAGGAAATTTAAAAATATCAAAATAGCAAAGAGTTTTTAATATTGATTTCTCAATAGAACTTCCACTCATCTTCCAAAAGCAGGAATAAATTTTATCTTGTTTAGAAAGGGAAATTTTGAAAGGAGAAATCCCAAAAAATTTACAATAATCCTTATAACTATAAGTTCTATTTTGTTTTTAAAATAAAGCCTTTTAAAACTTTTTTCTCTTAAGAATTTCTCATCCTTCCACTCTCTATAAAAAAGTCTTATAACCCACCTGTAAAAAGTTGTATTAAATTTTTCCCTTTTAAAAAGAAGTCTATTTTCTGCTGTATAATCCCAATCCATAAGATAATTGAACTCATCAAAGTGGAGCCTATTTCTTACATTTTCATAAAACTCTGTGCCCGGAAGTGGATAAGCAACTGTTACACTGAATTCATCAGGTAAAGTATCCCTTAAAAGTTTTATTGATTTTTTTATATCCTCAAAATCCTCTCCCGGATAACCCAACATCATAAAAAAGTGAGTTTTAACTCTGTATTTTTTACATAATTCCGAAGCCCTATATATATCTTCAACTTTTGTTCCTTTTTTCATAGAGTCAAGAACTTTTTGGGAGCCAGATTCTGCACCGAAATAAATCTTTATCATTTTTAAATCCTTAAGTGCTTTCATTAACTCTTCATCAATAAGGTCAACTCTCGAAAGACATTCAAAAGGAATTGCTGCATCCCTTTTTAAAACCTCATCTCTCCACTTAAAAACAAAATCTCTTTTTATACCTGTTATATCATCAACCACTCTCAAAAAATCAGGATTATATTTATCTTTTATAAGCTTCATTTCTTCTGCTACATTTTCAGGACTTCTTATTCTCAATTTTCTCCCAAATACAGATTTCTGACACCACTTACAACCATATGGACAGCCCCTTGAATTAATTATAGAAAGAGAAAAAACACCGTGTTTTTTTCTCCACATTCTTTCATAGGGTTCAAAATCAACAAGTTCCCTCGCTGGAAAGGGAATTGAATCAAGATCCTCTACAAGTTTTCTTTCACCTGTAAAAAAAACTTTATCATCTTTTCTTATATAAATTCCCTCAATATCCCTTATATCTTCCTTATAATCTCCCTTCTTAAAAAAATGATTCATAAGTTCACAGATAGTAATTTCACCTTCACCTTTTACAACCACATCAACAGGAAAATCACCTCCATCTTTATAAAGCAGATATCTTTCCGGAATAGCTGAAGGGTCAGGACCACCAAGAATAACCTTTGCTCCATAATTTTTTGCAATCTGAGCTATAATCAGGGAATTTCTTCTCACTGTCATCAATGCCTGAATACCCACAAATTCGGGTTTATTTCTTTTAACAAATTCCTCAAAATCAATATAATCCTCTTTAAAAGCACAATCAAAAATTTCTACATCATAACCTTCTTTAATCAAACTTGAAGCAATATATAAAAGTCCAAGTGGAAAATAGGGAGCCTGAATCCTTTGCTCCACTGGGTCCTTCTTTATAAATAAAGCATGAACTAAAACAATTTTATTTTTCATAGTCTATTTGTAAAAAAGGATTTAAACTTCCTTTCCAAAGAAAAACTATCAGAACCTTTTAAAAAAATAAAAAGAATAACAATAAAATTCTCTATTGCATGAGAAGCACCAAGTAAACTATCTCCTCTTCCAAAATGATAAAAAATTGCAACAATCATCGTAAGTGCAATAAAAAAAGAGGCTGGTCTTATAAATAAACCGAGCATTAAAAGTAAACCACCTAAAAATTCAGAAATAGAAGCCATAAAACCAAAAAAGGTTGGGAATACATTTATACCAATATAACCTGTTGCTTTCCCAATTTTAGCCCAAGTTTCAGGACCACCCTTTATCTTGGGCAAACCATGAACAAAAAAATACATAAAGCCAAATAAAAATCTCAAAAGAAAAAAATATAAATCATCCTTTATTTTATTTCCCATAATCTAATTTTTTATTACCAGATAATTGTCCCCACTGATAAAAGGATTACACCGAATGATAAAAGCATCAAATTTCTATGCGTATAATAAAGGTTATAATCAGGTTTTGTCCTTGCAGAATAAGCCATATAAGCACCGTACCCCATCAAAGAAGCCGAAGTTAAAGACAAAATCATATGGATAGTCCTTTTCTTTCTTCCCTCTTTTTTATTAATCAATTTAAAGTAGCTATAAGAACCTGTTAAACCATTAGTTAAATAAAGGCTGAAAGTTAAGTATCCGAAAACCTTATGCGTATACCTTAAACCCTGTGGTGGTAATTTACCTTCATTATAGTATCCATATAGAATTGTTGCCCCGAGGGCAGCATTTGTTAAACCTGATATAAGAGCAGTATAACCTGTAATTCTGTGTAATTTCAGAAGAAAGAAATCCTCTTTGAAAGTATCAGTTTTTTTTTCTTTAAGGTATTCTTTTGAAATATCCTGAGCAGATAGATATCCAAAAATTAAAAAAACTAAAACTATTTTTTTATTAAATAACATTTTATTCCTCCTCAAAAAAAAACTTCAAATTCATAAATTTTTTCTTTTCCATTTATTTTTAAAATAAGGGGAAGTAATATTTCACCTACATTTTCCTGATATTCCTTTATAGTGTGCATTATTAATCCAAAAGTTAATACGTATGCTTCAAATTCAAAATTTCCACTTAAAACTAAAAGCCTATAACTCAAAAGTATAAAGAGTAAATATTTAGGTAACATTTTATCTTATAACCTTTATTTTAACTATACCTGAAAGAAATATTTCATCAGGAGCATAGGTTATAACCCTTCCAAAAGCTCCAAGACCTTTTATTTCCGGAGGCCTTATACCGAAATCAGTAAATTTTGACTTTATTTCTGTTTTTAAAAGATAGGAATTTTCTCTTTCTTTTTCGTATAAGACATTTAAATCATAAACCTTTGAAACTCCCTTTACAGTTAATTTACCTTTTATAAAAAAATTGCCTTTATTTTTCATAATAGCTTCCTTAACCTTAACTGTATCAAGTCCAAGAGGCTCAAAAATTATTTCTTTAAATTTTTGGGATTCAAGGATAAAAGAGACATCTTTATCTCTCCTTGAATTTCCTGACACAAAATAAGAGGATTTTATAATAATCTTACCTTCAATTTTGTCACCATCTTTAATAAATTCCCCCTTTATACTATCATTTCTCCCTTCAATTGTATGGGTCATCATTCCAAAAAAAGCCTTGGCATCAACTCTGTATTTAACAAAACCTTCCTCAATAAAAAACTTAGAGGGTAATTGAATAAATAAATATAAGATTAAAAAATTATTCATAGTTTCTCCTTTCCCTTTTTCTCATGTGTAAAAATTTAAAATGAAAAAAATAAAAATAAATAAAAAAATGAATAGCATATTAAATTATAAATTAAAAAAAATTAAAATTTCAAGTTTTTGTAGAATACCATAACATTTTAGACTGATAAGGATTATTAATATATGTTTTTAAAAAATAATCAAGGAGAGAAAAATTATTTAAAGATTTATGATGTTTTTTAGTATTACAAAAGAAAAGGTAATTAATTAACTCAATATTGAATTTTTCTGGATCAATAAGTTACAAGGAGTGCCTACTACAAAATGTTCCTGTATGATCCTCTTTAAATCTTTCAACATAGGCATTTTCTCATAAAATCCTTTATATTTCACCTTAATTTTCCTCTCTATCATTATTTAATAAATTTTAGAAAGGTAAAAAATATTAGGGTCATAACACTTATTTGTCCTACCCAGAATATAAACATCCATTTTATTATGTTCGCATAACTCCTTGAAAATTCAACTCTTAATTTTCCTGTTTCCTCAGTTATCCTTTTATCAAGTCTTGCAGTTTCTTCAGTTATCCTTTTATCAAGTCTTGCAATATCTTCAGACCTTAATTTGTTAATCTCTTCAGTTATTCTTTTGTCAAGTTTTGCACTTTCTTCAGTTATCCTTTTATCAAGTCTTGCAATATCTTCAGACCTTAATTTGTTAATCTCTTCAGTTATTCTTTTATCAATCTTTGCTGTTTCTTCAGCAAGTCTCCTTTCATATTTTTCAGTCTGTAACTCAATTAAATCAATTTTCAGTTTTTCATTAGAGGCATTTAAAAGTTCAATTAATGCATCAACACCATCCTCCCCAAGTTTCTCCCTTAATACCTTTGGAATAGTTATTATTTTCATAATTTAAATTATAAAGAAAAGATACGAAAAACTCAAATATCTGTAGAATACAATAACAATATTGAATTTTTGGTTTAATTTACTGTATGATCCTTTTTAAATCTTTCAACATAGGCATTATTATATCTCTTTAAAATTTTTCAACCACATACCCAAGCAACTCAATTTCCTTTTTAATTTCAATAAGCTTTTCTTTATTTTCAAGTAAAAATTCTGCTTCATTTTTTTCAAGGGATACATTTATTTCCTTTGCTCCCATTCTTTCGAGGACTTTTGTTATACTTCTCACACATCCCTGACAGGTCATTCCCTCAATTTTTATCTTAATTTTTTCCATTTTAAAACCTCCTTATCTTTTTAAAAGTTCAAGGAAACTTTCTTTTGGATAAACATCAAGGGATAAAATCCATTCTGAAAACATATTCACCCTTTCCCCTTCATCTTTCGGAATTTCAAGAGGTCTTCCCCTTCCATCAAGTATAATTCCAACCACCCCACCCCTTATCTCCCTTTCCACTTTCTTTCCAGGACCTTCTCCAAGATCAAACCCTTTCTCTGGTTCTGCTATCACCTTAGCCTTTTCACCTATTCCAAGTGGAACTCTTTTTAATTCACCAAATTTAATTTCTATTTCTATTTCTTCTCCATTTTCTTTTATTATCTTTAAATAACATGTTTTTTTACCCTTTTTACCTATCCCCTTTGGTGCTATACAGGTTCCAAGCCATATGAGACAATCCTTTTCAAAAACTTCCATAGCCGATTTTTCATGAACTGTTGAAAGAACACCGAGATGGGGCATCATAAAGATTGAATCCACTGTTAAATAAGTGAAACCTTCTGGTTGAAAGGCATCTATCATCATTAAAGCAGCTTGATTCCTTCTCGGAGCATGAGAAAGAACTCCTCCTGAACCGATAATCATACCCAAGGTCATCATATTCACAAGTGTTTCTCCTGTCATTGTCTGAGCAAAAACATCAGAAATTGTTCTTT
The sequence above is a segment of the candidate division WOR-3 bacterium genome. Coding sequences within it:
- a CDS encoding radical SAM protein, translating into MKNKIVLVHALFIKKDPVEQRIQAPYFPLGLLYIASSLIKEGYDVEIFDCAFKEDYIDFEEFVKRNKPEFVGIQALMTVRRNSLIIAQIAKNYGAKVILGGPDPSAIPERYLLYKDGGDFPVDVVVKGEGEITICELMNHFFKKGDYKEDIRDIEGIYIRKDDKVFFTGERKLVEDLDSIPFPARELVDFEPYERMWRKKHGVFSLSIINSRGCPYGCKWCQKSVFGRKLRIRSPENVAEEMKLIKDKYNPDFLRVVDDITGIKRDFVFKWRDEVLKRDAAIPFECLSRVDLIDEELMKALKDLKMIKIYFGAESGSQKVLDSMKKGTKVEDIYRASELCKKYRVKTHFFMMLGYPGEDFEDIKKSIKLLRDTLPDEFSVTVAYPLPGTEFYENVRNRLHFDEFNYLMDWDYTAENRLLFKREKFNTTFYRWVIRLFYREWKDEKFLREKSFKRLYFKNKIELIVIRIIVNFLGFLLSKFPFLNKIKFIPAFGR
- a CDS encoding DoxX family protein; this translates as MGNKIKDDLYFFLLRFLFGFMYFFVHGLPKIKGGPETWAKIGKATGYIGINVFPTFFGFMASISEFLGGLLLMLGLFIRPASFFIALTMIVAIFYHFGRGDSLLGASHAIENFIVILFIFLKGSDSFSLERKFKSFFTNRL
- a CDS encoding YceI family protein; protein product: MNNFLILYLFIQLPSKFFIEEGFVKYRVDAKAFFGMMTHTIEGRNDSIKGEFIKDGDKIEGKIIIKSSYFVSGNSRRDKDVSFILESQKFKEIIFEPLGLDTVKVKEAIMKNKGNFFIKGKLTVKGVSKVYDLNVLYEKERENSYLLKTEIKSKFTDFGIRPPEIKGLGAFGRVITYAPDEIFLSGIVKIKVIR
- a CDS encoding DUF1640 domain-containing protein; translation: MKIITIPKVLREKLGEDGVDALIELLNASNEKLKIDLIELQTEKYERRLAEETAKIDKRITEEINKLRSEDIARLDKRITEESAKLDKRITEEINKLRSEDIARLDKRITEETARLDKRITEETGKLRVEFSRSYANIIKWMFIFWVGQISVMTLIFFTFLKFIK
- a CDS encoding heavy metal-associated domain-containing protein, translating into MEKIKIKIEGMTCQGCVRSITKVLERMGAKEINVSLEKNEAEFLLENKEKLIEIKKEIELLGYVVEKF